Below is a window of Tachysurus fulvidraco isolate hzauxx_2018 chromosome 11, HZAU_PFXX_2.0, whole genome shotgun sequence DNA.
AGAATAACAGCAGTAGATAAGTTCATTGATGCAAAGGTCTGATTTTTTTGTGCCAAAACTGTGCTACGTGAGTATTGACAAATTACTTTATTATCGAgcttgcattttatttatttatattcatacatGTTTATACTAATATAATTCTTCTAATCTGTTACAAggaagtatttaaaaaaataggcCTTCATGGGCCCTGAGCATTAATGCATTAATGTAACAAAGCATTAGCCGCTAAATGTTAATTGTTTAGCTATCTATATATTGATTTAGGGCTTTTTGTTCATCAGACAGTTTGTTTATAGTCTGCGATGCTTGTGCTGTTTTTATGGTTATACTTTGCAGACATTtactattcctttttttttattcaggctGGATCATACTGATGATCCTTTGTAAGTCTGACTAGGTTTGTTTTACTGAAGTAGGTACTTGCCTAAAAGGACATCATATCATATGCAGGCCTTTCTCAAACTGTTAACACAAGTTTTTAAGCACATTTATATaggatgtttttgtaaattGCCACGTTATGATTCCCCTTAACTGGACTAAGTTCCTAATAtgctccagcatgacaatgtccctttTCACAAAGCAAAGTCCATGAAGACTTGGTTTGCCAAGGTTGAAGTGGAATACCTTGAGTGGCCTGCACACACGgagtcctgacctcaacaccactgaacacttcTGGGATAATTTTGAACATCACCTGTGCATCAGACCACCTCACATTTGAATGGTGTCTTTAATGCTCCTGTGACTTAATGGACAAATCCCAACAGTCATagtccaaaatctagtggaaagcctttgcGGAAGATTGGAGGCTATAACAGCACAGGGAGACAAAATCATAATGTAATGGAATTGGCAAAGGTATCCAGTTTTATGCCATATACTGTTTTTATAAGTAAGGATATAAGAAACACCAAACCGTATAGTGTTACAATCACACGAAAGCTCAATTGTAATAAAATTTGCTAGTTTATTTTTTCTGATGAAATACAAAAAGCAAAATTGtctaatatatttacatttaatacatttacaaattgcatttacatttcataAAATGGAATtcactaatttattttatttatatggatGTATTTATatggaaaaaagcaaaagaacaaAAGACTCCCATAGACTGACAATTGTTTTATAGTGGTTTATTCATGTACACAACATAGTCTAAAAACAAGCACATAGTTTAGAGCACATTCCGTATTGAATCCACAATGGAGGCAGTCTGGAGTTATCTGAAATGTGTATCACATTGATATTCCTAGAGAACAGAAAGCTACAAACAGACAGAATGGcaattaatataaaactaaCAGTCTTTATGATCACATAATATGTGATCATTGAGATTAACAATTCAAAGGAATGTCATTTTTGATAATATAAAATCTCACTAGAAGACAAGCAAAACATTGACAATAATGGAATGTGCTGATGGTGATCGATGACTGAATTATTgcttttcaagtttttttttagctatatgGATTGCATTTCTCACCATGGTGAATTGTGACAAACGTGTGATTACTTCTGTttagggggagggggaggggcaAAGCTCCACGCTGAACAACTCCCATGGAGATCTAATCCTCTTTGTTTGGCCTCACAGGTTTCCCGCCATTTTTTCTGCTGAATGATAACAGAAGAGATTAAATAGTAGTTATAGATTCAAAAACAGAATGCATTTTCTACAGAATTTGCAATTTGTGCATACTTTATAgcagattatattatatattttctaaacTATATTTGtgctaataaaaataacacaaatacaattTCTAATGGCAGACCTAACTCAAAAGTTTATGTAAAATACTCCCTTTAATTGTTACTGGCTTAACACGAAAATACACACTTGGCAAATACCTAGAATATGgttaatgaaattatttagGAATTCTCTATCATAAATTTTAAGAAGCAGCACTAATGTTATAAAACTGTCTTCCTTCCCACCAATAATTCTGTACAAAGCAGCAAACAAAAGGATGGGGTAGGAGTGATTGGGGTGTTACAGGTTAATGGATTCTGAGTTTGTCCATGATGCAAGAACACAATTACAAACATAAAGGAGAGGACTCATTACAAACACCCAGAACATATAAAAACAGTATCTAATTTTTGTTGACTGTTCAATGACAGTAAGCACCATCAACATCTGCAAAATTGCCATGGTTTCTTGTTTAAGAGAATTTTGGACTACTGTCCAGGAAATCCTTTTTTCCTTGACTAACTGGTCAGTGGCTGCCAGTAAAACAGTCTGAACAATGGAGGTTGCAGCCTAATACAACCTTCACTTCAGGGTCTCTTGATGGTCATCTCCCTCATTGTTTTTTGTTGACTCAGAACAGGACCCTTCACCATCAGAGTTGTAACAAACCCCAGTCTCTACCTCAATACTAGCACCTACTTCTACTAAAGTATCCGACTTTCCACTTTCTGTGTTGTCAGTTTAGTCAATTAGTGTTTCACACTCACCGCTTTCAGCAACTGTGTTTTCAGTACCACAGTTCCCAGCAGGATTCATAATCTTCCCATCCTTTGCACAAGTTTTGTCACAATAGTCGGTGTCCTCCTGGTTTGTCTCTTCTTTTACAACATCAACCTGGACAGGGGGCTCATTATGTGCTGTGGTGTCTTCTGCTGCAGAATCTGAATGCCCATTCTCACCATTGGTCTTGGGTTCCACATTTGGATTTGTCTGATCTCCTCCTTCTGATGATAAGTGAGGCGTGTCTGACTGATCGCCAGATGGTATGCTTGGGAGGGACTTATCCTCACCATCTAAACTTTTGTGCTCATCTACCACCTGAGCTCCGTTGTTGATCTCACATGGTGTGGCAGCCTGGTCCTCTGATCCATCCTGTGGGAGGTCAGTTGCCCCAGCTGTGTCTGCAGAGCCATCCGTGTCTTTAGCTTCCCCTTTATTCTCTTTCTGTACTGCTGAGCCATCCCCCATATCCATGCTAGTACTTTTCCCCTTACGCAGTATGAAATTCTTTAGTGAGACAGCACGGTTGAAATGTGTCCTTTTTGACTTGGCAGCCTTGCCTGAGTCTTTACCTGCCTGTGGTTCTTCAGTCTGTTCTTGTTCACCTGTTGGTTCTTCCTCTTCTCCACCAGCATCTGCTGCTTTCTTTGACTTGGGAATTACTCGCTTTTTAAATGAGGTCCAGATATCATTTGCATGCTGGTCTACAATTTTTGTATGTGTTGTTGCAGTTGCTGCTGCAGTTGCCTCTTTATCATCATCTCCATTTTCATGGGTCTTCTCTTGAGTTTCTCCATCACCTGATTCCTTTGAATCTTCAGAAATTAGCGAGGCAACCTGAACTGTCTCTGTGGTATTTTCATCTTTGAGATTATCCGAAGAGTCTTTGTCCTTTGGTTTGTGGATTCCAACAACTGATGGATCTCTCTTTATACCTTGAAAAGTCCAAGACCTCTTCAATTTCCACCTTTTCTGTCCAGTGTGCTCTAACTTTGTTGTTGAGTctagtgtcccagtgtccccTGCTACATCTGCACTGTCACCCTCTGCTCCTTCTGCATCCTTGGTTTCATCGGTGCTTTTCTTGTGACTCTTCTGTGCCATAAGCTTCTTAAAGGAATGCCAGCGTTTTATTGGTTTTGCTGGTTGGGAAGTTGATTTATCTGCCTGTTCTGGTGATTGTGGATCGTCGTTTTGATCCGCTACAGTTGTGCTGCCATCAGCATCCTCCAGTCTGTCAAGAGATTTTGATCGAACTTTTCCATGTTTTGACAGCTCTCCAGagccttcttttttttctgtgcttttgTGGGAGAAAATCTTGGCAACAGGCTTGCGAATGAAATCACGTACACTGGACTTTTCTCCCTGCTTTGGCTTGGCACCGAGTGCCTTCTGCTCTTGGATGGCCTCCTCATCGTCTGGAACTTTTTCAATAACTTGGCCATCCGTTGCTGCTTCACTAGCTGTCTGACAAGTTGACTGGTCATTAGGAGTGGCTTCCTCTTCTTGATCATTCTTATTTGTGGCTGAGGTCTTATCTGGGTCTTCTGCAAGAACCTCTTCAGTTACTGTactatgctctttttttttcttccctcccATTACTTTACCAAGTCCACTTTTGTTTAGAAAAGAGTCCCAGATTTTCTCTGAGGCTGGCTTGACTTTGTTATCTGTTGGCTCTGTGGACTGGGGTGCCTCGTTGGTAGGCTGAGTTTCCTCTGTTGGAACTGGGGATGTCTCTGCATTTGAAGGCTCCTCCTCAGCTTTGGTCTCCCCAGTATCCACTTGGACAGTTTCTGTGTTAACCTCTGTTTCTGCCATATCAAAAAGTGCTCTTTGATCTGCTTTACTTCAACACTGTTTTTTCTGATATTATTTATGGAACACAGTTCATCGATAACCAGCTGTGCTAGATAGCATTCCCACAAGAAACGAGGAATCCTGCATCCTATTCCGTGTGGAGAAGTTGTGACTCAAATCTAGAGGGAGGAAAGTGAGAGTATATCAAATTATTTGGCACAGCAAGTTTCCCAATCTACCAGAGATGCTAAACATAtcaaattattttgttattcatAGCCAAAATGAGGTTGAATAAACATCCTTTATGTGACTACAAAACCAGTTATCTCAATGTAATGGTATTATGAGCAGATATGTCATGGGTGTGTGTAGGCAAGTTTCTTGTATAGGTTTAAAGCACTGCTGTTCCGTAATTTAGTATGGTATTCAACCCTGTTTTGCATTAAAACTGGTACCATCAAAACACCCTGGCATACAACAATAGTAAGGGGTAAATACTACCAATAGAccggttaaaaaaaataatcaaaataactCAAGAACTGTTGTCTGTTTCAAAAACCTTTGCAAGGTTCATGAAGGCACTTTTAAGAGTTTAGTTGGTAAAAATGTCTGCAGATTCATTGTGAGGGTCTTGATTTCCATAAGGGATCGAAAATCCTTTGCAAAAATAGCTCTTTTATTGATATCTACATGAGCATGAAAGAGCtcattttattaatgaaatcTTGGACACTAGACTCCTTCTCAGACCACAGAGGTTTTTTTAATGGTCCATCAGCTATATGAGTGctgtaatgttatttttttattgcgcCGTCAATAAACGCGTATCGTTGTCTGAGTCCGCGCTTTTCCATCCGACTGACACACGGACAATTAAACCTTAGCGGTTTTGTTCTCTCTTTTCACCGACAAGGCATTTTGGCCCCTTGCCTTTTGTTATGATAAagcggggggtggggggttggggggtCTGCAGAAGCTCCCTCGATTAGAGTTCAACTGTGGactcaactctgtgtgtgtgtgtgtgtgtgtgtttgtgtgtgtgtgggtgtttgtgtgtgtgtgtgtgtgtgtgtgtgtgtgtgtgtgtgtgtgtgtgtgtgtgtgtgtgtgtgtgtgtgtgtgtgtatgggggtgtGATGGGGCAATGCAAATGCTCGAGACAGCAGGTGTCCGTGCTTTTCAAAAGCTTATTTGCAATGCTAATGTAATTCCCAACCCCCTTCAAAAAAGCCTgtcatttaatacaaataacCAAATCGACTACTTATAGCGTTTAAATTGATGACGTAAACGAGCAACTTAGTCAAAACGTCACGAACAGACAATGAGTCATGCTTCTCTGGAAAACATCTTGAACAATGGGGCTGATGCCAAATCGccgatttaaaaaaataatagtaaaaataaaataaataggcACTCATGACTAATATTGCTCTAAAACATATTCGAACAGTGCAATGTTTACATGAAACTTCTCTGTTGCATATGCAGCGGGAAAACAACagaaacttgaacacacacacacacacacacacacacacacacacacacacacacacacacacacacacacacacacacacacacaaaacccgtCGTCACCATAGCCTAGACTGCTGTAACGTCACATTTACAAGGCACAGGTGGAGATAGATACACCGTATTATTTGCGGTGGCTGAGAATTTTTTTATGAACGAGTGTTCCTATATAATTTCAGGGAAAAACGATTGCGTTTGAAGCGTATCGAGCGCCGTCCTTCCCAAATTCACACTTGGGCGACTCTAATTATGTGCCACAAGACAGTCTGGCGCGCTTGGCGAAGTTGGCCTGATGAATGATGCCGTCTGCAGCAGCAAACAAAGCCATAAACTGATGATCGCTTTCCAACCGAAATCATACAATCCAACtggaatataaaatacagaCGTGATAAATTCCACAATATTATAATAAGGTGGATTTAAAACAATCACATTCCCGATCCatgttataatatttatttctttctatttaaatGTCTCCCCTTTCACTCTCATttgccaaaaaacaaaaaaacaaaaaacaaaaacaaaaaaaacaacaaccctagaacaaaacaagacaaacaaaaataaaaacagcatggcaacagtgtttatGCCGAAGAAATGTGCACATGCGCATGTTTTTATCAGTCATCAGACTGAAGCTGcagaaggagacagacagactgtctCTTGTTTAAAAACACAACTGAGCTATGAGTTATATATGTGTAATGAAAAACAaagatttaaatttacaaaACCCAACCactattttaaataattgttcaCCTTACCTTGTTTTGGGAGGCTAAATCCGTTGCTGGGTGTTGGTGAAAGGGAATAATCTGCTGCAGACTGGAAAAGCCAGAGAAACTAAATCCCCGTTCGCATCCTCCCTGCGCCTCACCACAGCCAACCAACCCCCGTGAAGAGAATCGCGCGGGGACTCGAGGGTCGCGGtggcgtcacacacacacacacacacacacacacacacacacacacacacacacacacacacacacacacacacacacacacacacagagcagccaCCTCACCCCCGTTACCCCTAGCAACTGGTAGCCCCCTCCCGACACACCCTATTGCAAACGCATCCGTTTGTAACTAAGATTTGTTAACTCATATCTGAGACCCGTCTATAAACGAGATTATCCCTTTTAGAAGTGGTTCTTttcttggtaaaaaaaaaaaaaaaaaattgccctAATTTGCATAAGGGATGGTAATGTTATGAGCCAATTTCATTGACCAGACTACACTGCCTTGCTTGGTCAGCGGCTGCTTAATCATCACTACAACCAACTGTGACTTTGGGCAGTTACACAGATGAGGCTTGAAGTGCGTCACATAGCCTACGATGTACACCTGAGGTCTGATACACGATACGATACAATATAGTCTTTTTCAGGACGATTTAGCAAACATCTGGTCGAAAATgaagtatgtgtatatatatctaaatGTACATAGTCTATATCATAAGGCATCTTGTGTTTTTTCAGGAAGacaacatttaaaagaaaatattgtgAAATTTTGTGAATTTGAGACAGTAAATCTTAACAGAATTTCTTTTCTGACCTGAGCCCTTGCAGTGGAAGTGCTTGATAAAAAATAACATGACTTAATTTATATGATGTCATCTAAGTAGGTGTGGCCACATTCACACTGGAAGGTGACCCCAAAAATGTCAGGGTAGGAAAAATTATGTATTCtttggcaattttttttcatgcataTAAAAATGGCCTTGATTAATTTATTCCACATACTTATGCTGCACATATGGTATACAGAGAAGATACACTACTGTAAGAAAATAAGTGTTAAGTAAGTTagtaattttttaatttgtgattatgaatttgaatattatattatttatttatgttatatattttatactaaatatttaaaaaataactttcTAAATAATCAAACGTAATTTTCATGTTAGTCAAACTGGGCAAAAGAGTAAACCATACATCTTCAGAATGTGCACATCAAGGCAACACCATGTAGTTTACAGAAATGCATCATATGTtacattatttgtttattaatggcAAGAAAATTTAAACAAGTTGGAAATTTAAAAAGTGTCCCAGTACAGCTAAATTCACCCTAGCTTGTACATGCTTTTGAACATGCCATTCCAGATTTATCCAATCTTTCCTCTTATAACCTCCACACTTCTGAGAGAGCTGTCCACTAGATCTTGGAGCTCTGCAGTGGGGATTTATTCATTAAGCCACTGTCACGTCAGGTCAagcactgatgttgggtgaggagtTCTAGGGTGCAGTCGGTGTTCCATTTCATCCAAAAGGTGTTCGGTGGGGTTAAGTTGGAACAACGCAAGTGACTTGAAGTCTTTCATTAAGCCTTGGCAAACTATACCTTCATGGACCACGATCTGTGCATTGTTTATTTCCAAATACACCCTAAACAATTGTGtgcataatttatatataaatattcatactttgtggtaacagtttggggaaggcTAACATGTATGTGTGCAATGTTTTCTGTGGAAAAATCAAAGTGAATCTGGAAGATTACATATTTCTTgaagtattaaataaatgatgatggCCACCCATAGAAATAGAAAACCCAAGTCTGTGAAGCAAGAAATAGTAATTAAACATACAATTTAGTGTGAATGCCAACATCAGATTTTTCTCCATTTTGATATGAGGAGTAATTTTCCCTCTGGACACAATAATATGTGTGCTGCATTGTTTcgtgtttaatattttattagattatcAAAAGAAAATGTGTTCATGCATTGAGCTTTCATTTTGTAGTTGATCTTGCTGTTGAGTCTGTGTTTCCCTTCAGTGTTCTGCTTTTTAATCAGCCATCTTGTGTCTGATTGATGACAAAAATGACAACATTAGGCACATCATTTTAGCAGACTTGTAAGATGACTTCAAACATTTCATTCAAGCAATATACAGGATCTTATACAGTTGGTCTGGTTCAGCAAGTGCCATCATGACATAATATTAAATCCAGGACATAGTGCCTGTTGATAGGACTAAAACACTGGTCATAATATTAACCAACCATTTTATCACCAGACAAACAAGGGTAAAATAAATGTGTCAAcaagcttattttattttttccttacgAGAACTGATCCAGTTAAAATAtgcattctttttttgttgACAATTAACATAGTCTGAGTAGACAACAAACTTTTCTGTTATTGTTCTCAAATAAACATGAGCAGAAAAATTCCCAAGTAAGCACCAACAGATAAAACCATGAAAGCTTGGTAGCCTGTACAAGTTAAACACAGAGCCTCTAAACACGTTTCGTaatttattgtactgtatgcCCAGAGATTGACTGTGGTTCCAACATGAAGAGCCACTGCTGGTGTTATGATTGGCCGAAGCAATGACGACAAATAACTGTGCGCCTTATTATGTGTGGTGGTAGTTTGTGTGTAGGTAGTGGGGTTATTGTGGGGGTTGGGTGCTGTCGCTATGACAGGCTCAGCTGAAGGCTGTGTCAAGCTCACAGCAATGCCTGTCAAGTCCATTTCCTGCACTCTCATCTGCTGCATAGACATCTTATTTTAAGAAGCCGCTGACGTGAGGATGTGAGGACAAACATGTGCTATAGCATGCTGTTGTAAACATCATGCCCAGGTAGGTCCATGAGGAGATAGGGCTGCAGTCACTAAGCACCAGCTTATGTGTCTCTAACCATGTGACTCGGTATGTGAAGATTTGACAGAACTAAGTGTGCATCATGTAGCAGCAGAGGCAGGTTTGAGGGGAGAAAGGGCTACATCTCTATGCTGTGGTGTTGCCAGCTTGAAACATTCTCACAAGATTCATTCACATGAATCAGGGCAGGGAGCAGGGCAGGAGGGGGACTTGGGGGGAGCCAAGCTTACTGTCATTGTCAACTCAAGAGCTTCTTGTAGGGGAATTAAATGCTGCTTACTCCCTCATCAGAAAGTCAGGGCATATACAATATGTTCTAATTCAGATTTGAGAGATGCATGATCATTTAGACTGAAAATAGTCACTATTGAAATACACTCTCCTTCTTTTTTTAGGGAGTCATTTAGTTAATGGCACTTCCATGGGACATTAAACGGTGTAATTAGGTTTCTGCCTCTCTATGTGAAATATATGACACTAGAATACTTCATTCTCATCCAGACCATGCTCAACAGACACTGGCGTGCCTTGTATGTTCATGTTCCTCTTTATTTTCTCAGTCCCATTTTTCAACCCAGTTCTAAAAAGAGATTATATCAGGTCTGTGATCTGACAAGAATCAGGTGTATTTAACTGTTTGTCATTGAGATGATATGTACCTCTTTAGCTCCAGTGGGCTGTGGTCATGAAGAGGTATGGTGGGGAATagccatgtttttgttttcaaaagGATTCAATATTTTATCCCAGTGCTGCTCTAGTTGATTGTCTGGGCAGTCATGACATGTTGACCTTTTATAGATTTGCTAATTGGATAACAAGCCCCCAGCTATAAAGTGTTAACTatgacactgtaacactgagtTGCAGCTTTTATGCCCATCCAAATGTTTGCTGTCCTAAAGGGATACCATCCAAGGGATTTCTACATAATCTCTTTATGTGTACACAGGCTGTCAATCCTGatcactgttgttgttgtgacaACTATGCTGCATGTGTTGGGGGGTGTAATCAGGAGCCAAGATCCTGACCAATGGTGATCCACTTTGTCGATTAGCACAAAGCTATCTCATTATGTTTATTTAGTGCCTCAGCCCATTGGTTCTGGCAGACAATGAGAAAATGAAACATACAAATAGGACATATGTAAGTTCCTCACATATCCACATGAACTGCATTTACTGTAATTGAGGTTCCCAAGATATTTAGTTCATGTACACAGATTTTGACTTGGAATTTAGGGAAAAGATGTGAGCCTTCACAGAGGAGAAGCACAAAAACTGTTCTTACAATTAAGCATGTTACTTATACTTACATTTCTTGTATATTAAATTGAAACCAAGAGATGTTGGTcagtttattgtatttataattgattggaaaaaatattcagaaagaCTGATATAGACCGTGTTATCATTTAAATCCATAATATCACCACAAAACTGTGGTTAGGTTTTCTTACATTTTACTTTTCCtaattttctgtaacattttcACCCATTCAGTTTTAAACTTCTGTGTTCACTGAAGCAAAAAGGAGCAACATTAGTTTGTGAACTAATTTCATTTCATAAAGGGTATTGTTGCATCAGTTagtattgatatttatttactatcGCATTAATGAAAAATTTACTTCAGatgcatttaatgttttttctgtaGGCggacaaaaaaaaggcaacatTCTTTATAAAGAATATCGTTGAATATTAAGGATAATGAAGAATAATAAGGCAATATTGTTCAGCTATACAATTCAACAAAACAGTGTTGTACTAATGTTTCCCTAGTCTTCCATCTCATCACTGatatattatacacaatactataacaataataataatcatagaaTAATATTTAACGTGAAACTCAACTTTTATGTGAATATACAACATATTTCCTCAGATAGCTATGAAAGGCCAACTACAAATTCCTCCAGTTCCAAGAATGTTTGTGAGctaattgaatttgaattctcTTTGACATTTTCTCCAGGAATAGCACAAAACCTTTATTCAAAGTGTCCACTAGCTCAGAGACAAAGAGCTTGACACTGCCTATATCCACCATCGAGAATCATATGGAGTATAACTCCAAATTCCCTGCCACTGATGTCTTTTTTcatatattaattacatttt
It encodes the following:
- the si:ch211-137a8.4 gene encoding protein IWS1 homolog isoform X1, encoding MAETEVNTETVQVDTGETKAEEEPSNAETSPVPTEETQPTNEAPQSTEPTDNKVKPASEKIWDSFLNKSGLGKVMGGKKKKEHSTVTEEVLAEDPDKTSATNKNDQEEEATPNDQSTCQTASEAATDGQVIEKVPDDEEAIQEQKALGAKPKQGEKSSVRDFIRKPVAKIFSHKSTEKKEGSGELSKHGKVRSKSLDRLEDADGSTTVADQNDDPQSPEQADKSTSQPAKPIKRWHSFKKLMAQKSHKKSTDETKDAEGAEGDSADVAGDTGTLDSTTKLEHTGQKRWKLKRSWTFQGIKRDPSVVGIHKPKDKDSSDNLKDENTTETVQVASLISEDSKESGDGETQEKTHENGDDDKEATAAATATTHTKIVDQHANDIWTSFKKRVIPKSKKAADAGGEEEEPTGEQEQTEEPQAGKDSGKAAKSKRTHFNRAVSLKNFILRKGKSTSMDMGDGSAVQKENKGEAKDTDGSADTAGATDLPQDGSEDQAATPCEINNGAQVVDEHKSLDGEDKSLPSIPSGDQSDTPHLSSEGGDQTNPNVEPKTNGENGHSDSAAEDTTAHNEPPVQVDVVKEETNQEDTDYCDKTCAKDGKIMNPAGNCGTENTVAESAEKMAGNL
- the si:ch211-137a8.4 gene encoding protein IWS1 homolog isoform X2, with product MAETEVNTETVQVDTGETKAEEEPSNAETSPVPTEETQPTNEAPQSTEPTDNKVKPASEKIWDSFLNKSGLGKVMGGKKKKEHSTVTEEVLAEDPDKTSATNKNDQEEEATPNDQSTCQTASEAATDGQVIEKVPDDEEAIQEQKALGAKPKQGEKSSVRDFIRKPVAKIFSHKSTEKKEGSGELSKHGKVRSKSLDRLEDADGSTTVADQNDDPQSPEQADKSTSQPAKPIKRWHSFKKLMAQKSHKKSTDETKDAEGAEGDSADVAGDTGTLDSTTKLEHTGQKRWKLKRSWTFQGIKRDPSVVGIHKPKDKDSSDNLKDENTTETVQVASLISEDSKESGDGETQEKTHENGDDDKEATAAATATTHTKIVDQHANDIWTSFKKRVIPKSKKAADAGGEEEEPTGEQEQTEEPQAGKDSGKAAKSKRTHFNRAVSLKNFILRKGKSTSMDMGDGSAVQKENKGEAKDTDGSADTAGATDLPQDGSEDQAATPCEINNGAQVVDEHKSLDGEDKSLPSIPSGDQSDTPHLSSEGGDQTNPNVEPKTNGENGHSDSAAEDTTAHNEPPVQVDVVKEETNQEDTDYCDKTCAKDGKIMNPAGNCGTENTVAESEKMAGNL